The genomic region ATCTCTAGATTAGGTAGGATTTCGAAGTCCGCTTTGGCTGTTGGATCTAACTCGTTGTTTACTTTACAGCTGACacaaaacatttttcaaaggCAAAGTCACCCCTCTTCACATGAAATCTCTGAGTTTCATtgttaaaaatagttaatttaatcattttttaaacttaattatgcatttcttaaaaatttaatctcAAATTACTAATAATGATTGACTTAAACTCTTATATAAATCTTAAATATTTGATGTGTGATGAGTTATCACACCTTTACTTAAAGCTGCTCGGTAATGGTAGGTGATGCATCTACCAAATAGGGGAAAAGGGCCTTAAGGAAGAAAATTGTAAGTTAAGAGTGTTACCGTCCATAGGGGCTTTTCACCTTTTGAATCATTGGAGAAGGTATTAAGTAACATAATCTAACCTTAAGTATTACTTAAGCCTCTCGTTTATGCCTAAATCCCCCTTAACTTCTTTGGCTAGGGAATTACAAGCCCAGATTGATTCTTAAACTCTCCATTTCAAGTATTCTTACCACAGTTTCAGGAGGATCATGGACCAAGAATAATTTATCAACTATTATCAATCAAGCTTGAATAAGCAGCATATACTGTTGCATAAGCTGCATGCCGAGTGTTAAGATGATAGGATAGAGCCTGGTACCTGAGCTGGAAGTCATCAACCTAGGACAACAGGTCATTTCCATAACCAAAAGAATGAATTTCCGAAAACTAACAAAGGTTCACAATAATCAAAAAATTGCCCATTCTTTCCTAACATCTGCCCCCTTTCTCCTGCCTTTTTGGTCCATTCCCTGGACTACGTAAtggaaaatagaaagtaaCTCAAGTAATGACCTGGAAACACACAAGCTGgaatcaaatttcaaaataccTTCACTTTTTCGCCCCTCCCCTTCTGGCCACAAGATTCGGGAAGACAATGTCACCAGCTGAATTGAGACAGACCTATATGCCCATAAGAAAGGACAACATGTTGAAgcttcaaagaagaaaagaacagTGCAGCTTATAAACAAATAGCATTCTAGTTTTCCTCTTGTGTACGTGTAGGTGGTTCTATCAATCTCACAGTACGTGGAAGTAGAAACTCAGCAAATATAGGATAGTGTGAGGATGGGTAATAACCATCCATGTTATCGTTGACCACTTCACATAAAACAGGTATCAGAGATCTACCCCTAAAAAGAATCCAGTCTATGTGTAGATCCTGAGTTTGGCGGTCCCAGCAGAGGCAGAGCGCTCTGAAAATCAACTTAAGGAATTCAAGAGCTCCCTGCTTGTCACCTGAAGGCAAAAATTTATCCTTAAGTTCAAGCATCATCACACTTCACTGACAGAGCAGCCTTTGGTGTGCGAGAAGTGTACCTTTAAAGCCGTGATAAGTGCGGATAAGggaaacatttttcctcaccCGGGCATTGGGCCACACATCCCTCATGTCTCCCACCACACCATGCTCTCTGCACACATGATTGAAACAGGCCAGCAGCAAAAGAAGTCAGCCCCTTATCAGGAAGAAGATTAAGTGCAGATATTCTATTGTAGTAAAACTAATGGAAGCTACATTTGAATTTTCTGCCACATTAAAGACGATAACTGGATTGGAGAAAGCTCTAGTCTGTTTATTTGAAGGTACATATGTGTTATGAAACAGCTAAATTGTTTTGTAACAAAGAAAATACCTTGATCTCCCAAGAAGAAAACGCCCTGTAGTCGATTCCTTCTGTGTGTTAAATCCTCCACAGTACACAACCGGTAAGCTAGGAGGTAAGGATGCAATATGTTGCCATGTAAGCAAAGCACTTCGTCTACGAGCACGAGGACTGAACTCATCCATGTTTGTATTTACAACCTGAAATGAGAATCCTGGTGGCTCAACTCCTTTAAGTTGGAATGTGTGGGCATCATGTCAAGGAAATAAACCAACACAATGTTTTCTATGAATATAAGTGGTAACAGCAACTGGAACTTCATATAATAGAAGATTAAAAACGGTAACTGAATATAGAAGGATATAGCCCAAGTTGCAATACATGGAACTACAGAACCCCATGCTGTGCTCCCAGGGACAGAGGGTGACTCAGACAACCAAAAAGTTCCACCTTCAATCAGCTCTACCttcaattaatatgaaaagAATGTCAAGAGATTGTgtactaaatttttttttcataaaactcaaCAAACTACTAAGATACCTTCTCCTTGTCATAGAAGATTGTGCAATGTTCGTCTGAAGTGTCCTGAGGCCCTTTTCTTGATACCCCAAACTGATCATAACCTATAGAATGTCAAAAACCAAACCATCCATGTTTAGTATGAAAGAATAAGGATGCTCACACAACATAGAAAGATTAGATACTCATATTCCGTTCTGCCAAATTCAAACCACAAAAAAATGATGTTTGAAACAAAACTAttcacaaatattttatcatttcatcATCAaactaataagaaaataagtaTAAGAATTTCAATAACATCATTCACACATGTTATCTTGTTGGTAGGGGGTTAACACAgttgaaaagggaaaaagccaCAACTGGCATACAGTACAAGGTGAAGAGTGCCCCACTGCCAAAACCGCAAACCTTCATAATGAAgcacaagaagaagaaattatgACTCAGGTGGCCTGATGACCCAACATTGATATTTAACTGTGGGAAATTATTGGCTAAACAATCTAAAAACACCAAGCTGAGAAAGAATAGttgatttttctattttgaatgcaaaaaaaaaaaatgaaatttgtaGAGTTCATGTATTTTCCAGTCAACTTTTGGATGTTGCACTACTTCTATGTCATTTACTTTCAAGCACAAAGATGGTTAGATTCCTCAGGTTCCTTTCAATCTGTCATGCTCATGGGAGTGTCTACTCTTAAACATATTTCCCTCTCTCATTCCAATTTTCTGTAGTTAGATGCCATACTTCTTGTTATTGAACACTGACATAGGCCTTTAGCCCTAGAAAAaggaagggaaaagaaaagacaataTTACAGCATTTACCTTAGTCAGTCTAGTGGCACTCTGCGCTCCCTATTTTACCCACCAAAATACATCTGATATTTCATTCCTTTTACATGAATTGTTAATTGTGGTTTTTTCTCTTTGCTGTcttattttaaacatttttgaAAGAGCATTTACTTAAAAGATTATCTAAATGATCAATAACCCCAAATGTTTCATTTTGGAAACACATACTGAACATGCAACTGAATCCAACCGTCTAGGCTTGGTAACTTCTAAAATATCAGACACGTACTTGTTTCTGTTAATCTCGAACCAGAATGAAAAAGTTTGAACTTAACCCAGCTCTAATTCCATATATTTACACCCCCAACaacagcaacaacaacaatatGCGATGCAAAAATCTAAAACTCTCAAGCTCGCTATCTCATGTTGTTTCAATATACATGAAAATTCGGCACTAATGCCTGATACTAGCACTTCCAGACCTAAAtaatgcaaattaaattatttaaatcatTCTATGCCAAGGCACCAAGCATTAAAGTGAATATCTAACAGTACATCCATTCTCATAATCCACATCTATCAAGTACTAAAGttatgacaatattttaaTCCTTCCTAGTTAGGTATGACTCAGACTGCTCAACATCAGGTGAAGAGTTTGAAGGTTCAAGGATGATCAATGGAGTTTGGACAATATTACCTGGCAAGCCCTGCTGAAGATAATCCAGTTGAGATTTTACACCTGAATGCAAATaccaaaataaagaaatgaacaataataaaaaaaacaacagaaactaatgaaaattgaattaatagACACAGATCAAGCACATCAAGCAAAGCAATGCAAGATCCCAAATTACTTAAAGCAGCTTGGAGCAATCTTCAAAACATAAACCCTTCTTCTTCGATAATggttattttatattcaagaaaatttctATTCACCAACAAGCATTTTTAGCAGCAAAACTCTAAGCACCTCCCTCAATGAACAAAAACCAACCTCCAAAACTCAAATCGGGAAATACATAGATCACCCAGAACAAGAAAACCACAGCCACAGCAAAGATCCAATgcatagataaaaaaaattaaaaaaacacagAAAACTGAATGAGTGGCATACCTTGCTGAGTACAAAGAATGATAGGGGAGTAACTAGTGATGACACTTATGCACAAATCCCTTCTCTTCTCCCACGAATCTGGGCTGTCTTCTGATTGATCTTCATGCAGATTAAACGTCATTACAGTCAAAGACAGACTCATTTTTGAATTCaacaaacaagaaagaatATGTATTCTTCCTCTGTTTCAATCTACCTTCTACCTTAAAAAACTACATGATCATTgatcaaaaaacaaaactcagAGTCTAGAAAGAAGCTAAAAAAGGTTGGGTATATTCCATGCTTGTGAGTTTAGTGTATTGGTTAGAATGTGGATTTTAGTAgtacaaagaaaaagatttgtTGGTTGAAAggtttgagagagagagaaaaaaagccGAGAGAAACTCAATTATGTCTGAACGAGGACCGCAATACTTTTCAAGTATTACTGCGGCTAGATGTTAGTACAAAGgcaaaaaaacaattaatactTTGGGTAGCAACTATTTACGGGGTTTGCTAAACTACGTGCGAGGTCAAATAAGGCACTTGCCGAGAAGAATTGATGGATGGGGTGgaacttttgtttttggatTTTCCAAGTTTTGGTGTCATTTCAGGTTTTGCGGTCCAATCCAATGGCACCTAAACATTGAGTAAGGATGCAAGCTCTGGGTTAACAGTTACCAACATGCTATGAGATGGGAGAAGAAGTAGCACCCAAAACATGGTAAAATTGAGATGGGGTTAAAATGATTAACTGTCAAGTCAGCAGAGGAATCAATTGTTCTGATTATGCAATCCTTATTCCTTGCAGAGGAGGGGGCAAAGTTTTGAAGCTTACAGTACTTTCTGATGTGTGAACATCAGAGCAACTCTTGACCTCGAATTTCCACTTTTTTAGGCTTATGTTTATCCAAGTTCTTCATTTGACCAAATACTATGAACACCCAAGTTTGAACACAATCACCATAAAGCATTGACAAGGAACAGAAGTTTATTGTACAGATGAAGCTAGATTTTAAGgttctttttttcaattaaaacagCATGGAGTTCTAACTTTACTGTAACAacctcaaaaataaaaaagaaaaactatcCCACTCCCCGTGCTTCCCCTTCATCACAACATGTTTTATTCATGAAACAGAACCAAACAACCAGAGACAggtttttctccttttcccTCCTCCATCCTCACAGTTGGCCACAACAGAATGCTACAAGCTTCATTTAAGAAGAGTTTTTCAGAACCCATTCCACCAAAGTTGAAATGCCAAATCCTGTTGCCACACGCTTCTTATCATTCCAGACAGGGCCAGCCAAGTCGATGTGCATCCACTGTACTTTCTCATCAACAAACTGCAAGAGCAGAGTTCAAAAGCAAATTCCGCAAAACAGGCTTCTATCAGACTATCAACGAGATTGGAATACCTATGTGTGAGTGTAATATATAGACAGCAAAATGTCCCAAACGAAACATACCTGTTTCAAGAACAAAGCAGCAGTGATAGCGCCACCTTGACGACCACCAGTGTTTACCATATCAGCCACTCCTGATTTCATTGACTCCCAATAGCTTTCCTCTAGTGGCATCCTCCAAAATTTCTCACCACTGACCTCTGAAGCTTCAAATACCTCCTTTGCCAGATTATCGCTGGGTGTGAAGACACCTAAACAAAAAAGGTTCCCAATGAACTGACAGTAGTGAGATGGTCCATACATGCCCTCTTGCTTTTGATTTAGTAACAACCAATGAAACGAAAAATGCAACAGCCTTCTTAACTGACTATGAATCAGGTTGACGAAAAGGACTTTTCATTGGAAGAAGCAAACTGTTGGTAATTactattaaagttttaattttgaatgttTAAAAGGTAAATGAAGATTTCATTGTCATGAACCCCACAAAATTTGTATATGTTCGTGTGTAAACATTCAGATATCCTCTTGTTTCTCcaaaaaaacttttttgaaAAGCGTAGTTTCTCCAAATTTAATTGTCATCTAgaaaaagatgataataattatcaaaaacaacaaaaatttaaattcccaaaacaaaagaTAAGGTCAGGACACTATTTTCCAGGAATAGTAGAATTCATATGTCATGCATGCACCTGCAATTGACGGTCCAAGAGCAACTACACAAGCCCCAGTTAGTGTTGCCAGGTCAACTATCTGCAACAAGGTTAACACATCTTGAAATGCAATTCTAACTATCTATATTAACAACTGTCATTACCAATTCATAATATGCAGTATTCGGCTTTACCTTCTCAACACCTTGGTTGCAAGCATATACCAAAGCATCTGCAAGCGTAAGCCTGCCTTCTGCGTCAGTGTTATTAACCTGCAATCAGCACAGTGAGTAACAAATCATTTAATAAAGGCAATGAAGAAAGTCAAAATCCATCCAGTTCTCCATAAATGTCTCATGACCATATAATTCACCCCTACACCTCaattttcccctttttctaaaaatcaaagaaatcatACCTCAATTG from Theobroma cacao cultivar B97-61/B2 chromosome 9, Criollo_cocoa_genome_V2, whole genome shotgun sequence harbors:
- the LOC18587843 gene encoding uncharacterized protein LOC18587843 isoform X2 — encoded protein: MSLSLTVMTFNLHEDQSEDSPDSWEKRRDLCISVITSYSPIILCTQQGVKSQLDYLQQGLPGYDQFGVSRKGPQDTSDEHCTIFYDKEKVELIEGGTFWLSESPSVPGSTAWGSVVPCIATWATFQLKGVEPPGFSFQVVNTNMDEFSPRARRRSALLTWQHIASLPPSLPVVYCGGFNTQKESTTGRFLLGRSREHGVVGDMRDVWPNARVRKNVSLIRTYHGFKGDKQGALEFLKLIFRALCLCWDRQTQDLHIDWILFRGLSQFSW
- the LOC18587843 gene encoding uncharacterized protein LOC18587843 isoform X1, yielding MSLSLTVMTFNLHEDQSEDSPDSWEKRRDLCISVITSYSPIILCTQQGVKSQLDYLQQGLPGYDQFGVSRKGPQDTSDEHCTIFYDKEKVELIEGGTFWLSESPSVPGSTAWGSVVPCIATWATFQLKGVEPPGFSFQVVNTNMDEFSPRARRRSALLTWQHIASLPPSLPVVYCGGFNTQKESTTGRFLLGRSREHGVVGDMRDVWPNARVRKNVSLIRTYHGFKGDKQGALEFLKLIFRALCLCWDRQTQDLHIDWILFRGRSLIPVLCEVVNDNMDGYYPSSHYPIFAEFLLPRTVRLIEPPTRTQEEN